A single genomic interval of Deinococcus ruber harbors:
- a CDS encoding MBL fold metallo-hydrolase, with product MSNATHRSPLEATDSTPSALGGVQQIAPGVVRIRLPLSNAFLLGDPGGPWVLIDAGTPGSAGMILRAAEQRFGTDAAPQAIVLTHGHLDHIGALHALLHRWPGVAVYAHALEQPYLTGQSAYPPPDPTVGGSMSALSPLFLPGPFDFRPHIHVLPWPPGAAALEGWEVVNTPGHAPGHISLWRPADRTLIAGDAFVTTVQESLPAALSLRPRTVHRPPAYYTPDWEAARVSVERLAALNPQIAVTGHGDPLEGQVLTQELEQLAAHFDEVARPAQGRYGARPAVTSRDGVLTLPPLTARGQALRWTGIGLLLLLLLRLALHFRSDDQGSVNPPE from the coding sequence ATGTCGAACGCCACGCACCGTTCACCCCTTGAGGCAACAGATAGCACGCCGTCTGCGCTGGGCGGCGTCCAGCAGATCGCGCCCGGCGTGGTGCGGATTCGTCTGCCGCTGTCCAACGCGTTCCTGCTGGGCGATCCGGGCGGCCCCTGGGTTCTGATCGACGCGGGCACACCGGGAAGTGCCGGAATGATCCTGCGAGCTGCCGAGCAGCGGTTCGGAACAGACGCAGCGCCTCAGGCCATCGTGCTGACGCATGGACATCTCGACCACATCGGCGCACTCCACGCCCTCCTGCACCGCTGGCCCGGCGTCGCCGTGTATGCACACGCACTGGAGCAACCGTATCTGACCGGCCAGAGCGCGTATCCTCCCCCCGATCCGACCGTGGGCGGCAGTATGAGTGCGCTGTCGCCGCTCTTTCTCCCCGGCCCCTTCGACTTCCGGCCACACATTCACGTCCTGCCGTGGCCGCCCGGTGCAGCAGCGCTGGAGGGGTGGGAAGTGGTGAATACTCCAGGACATGCCCCCGGTCACATCTCGCTGTGGCGTCCGGCTGACCGCACGCTGATCGCTGGCGACGCCTTTGTGACCACTGTGCAGGAATCTCTGCCTGCTGCCCTGTCTCTCAGGCCGCGCACGGTGCACCGACCCCCGGCCTATTACACGCCCGACTGGGAGGCCGCCCGTGTCAGCGTCGAGCGCCTGGCGGCTCTAAATCCACAGATCGCTGTTACCGGGCATGGCGATCCGCTGGAAGGTCAGGTGCTGACACAGGAACTCGAACAGCTCGCGGCACACTTCGATGAGGTGGCGCGGCCAGCCCAGGGGCGTTATGGAGCACGCCCCGCCGTGACGTCGCGGGACGGAGTTCTGACCTTACCCCCGCTGACGGCCAGGGGGCAGGCACTCCGGTGGACAGGAATAGGCCTGCTGTTACTGCTGCTGCTCCGGCTGGCGCTGCACTTCAGGTCTGACGATCAGGGCAGTGTAAATCCACCTGAGTGA
- a CDS encoding SDR family oxidoreductase, with protein sequence MKSALITGANKGIGFETARLLLRHGYHVYLGSRDLNAGLRAVDTLRAEGLTAVEAIQMDVSDSASVKAARIEVGQQTEVLDVLINNAGISGGMPQNALGASIEAFRQVFETNVFGVVRVTQAFIDLLQASPQPRIVNVSSSQGSLTLHTDPNYRYYHHKGAVYHPSKAALNMYTIDLAYELRDTAFKVNAVDPGFVATDFNNHRGTGTVEEAGARIAKYAMLDNDGPTGRFISEEYNPQTGEIPW encoded by the coding sequence ATGAAATCAGCCTTGATCACGGGTGCAAATAAGGGTATCGGATTTGAAACAGCTCGGCTGCTGCTTCGGCATGGCTATCACGTCTACCTCGGCAGCCGCGATCTGAACGCCGGTCTCAGGGCTGTGGACACGCTCAGGGCCGAGGGACTGACTGCTGTCGAGGCCATTCAGATGGACGTCAGCGACTCGGCTTCGGTAAAAGCCGCACGGATTGAGGTCGGCCAGCAAACCGAGGTTCTGGACGTTCTGATCAACAATGCTGGCATCAGTGGTGGCATGCCGCAAAATGCGCTCGGAGCGAGTATTGAAGCGTTTCGGCAGGTCTTTGAAACCAATGTCTTCGGTGTGGTGCGGGTCACGCAGGCGTTTATCGATCTTCTGCAAGCTTCGCCGCAGCCCCGTATCGTGAATGTTTCGTCGAGTCAGGGGTCACTTACCCTTCATACCGACCCGAATTACAGGTATTACCACCACAAAGGCGCTGTCTATCATCCATCCAAAGCAGCACTGAACATGTACACCATTGATCTGGCTTACGAACTTCGTGATACAGCCTTCAAAGTCAATGCAGTCGATCCTGGTTTTGTCGCAACCGATTTCAACAATCACCGCGGAACAGGAACAGTCGAGGAAGCGGGCGCACGCATCGCAAAATATGCCATGCTCGACAACGACGGCCCAACCGGGAGATTTATCAGCGAGGAATACAATCCGCAGACGGGTGAAATTCCCTGGTAA